The following nucleotide sequence is from Streptomyces xiamenensis.
GTCCTGGTGGAGGCGGCGGCCGGCGGGGTCGGCAGCCTGCTGGTGCAGCTCGCCCGTGCGGCGGGCGCGCGCGTCATCGCCGCCGCGCGGGGCGGGCGCAAGCTGGCGCTGGCCCGCGAACTGGGCGCGGAGGTGGCCGTCGACTACACCGCGCCGGACTGGACGGCACGGGTCCGCGAGGCCACCGGCGGTACGGGGGCCGACCTCGTCTTCGACGGGGTGGGCGGCCGGATCGGACGGGAGGCGTTCACAGTCACGGCGCGCGGCGGCCGGTTCTCGGTGCACGGCGCGGCCGGCGGCGAGGCCACGGTCATCGGCCCGGACGAGGCACGGCGGCGCGGCGTGGAGGTGATCGGCATCGAGCAGTTGTACGGCTTCGGACCGCACACCGGCCGCTGGGCCCGGCGGATGATGACCCGCGCGGCGGCGGGCGAGATCCGCCCCGTCATCGGCCAGACCTTCCCCCTGCACCGCGCCGCCGCCGCCCACGCGGCCATGGAGGACCGCACCGCGCTGGGCAAGACCCTGCTCCTGCTGTGACCCGGCGGGGCGGTGGTCGGTCACCTCCGGCCGGTGCGGCGGTTCCCGGTGTGCGGTGCGACGGTGCACGCTGGGGTGCATGGCACACCAGCACAGCACCGGGACAACGGAACTCGCGGCGGGGCTACGGGCGGTGATGCGCGGTGAGGTGGAGTTCGACGCCGCCGCCCGGGCCCTGACCACCATGGACGCCTCCAACTACCGGCGCGTGCCGGTCGGGGTGGTCGCCCCGTACGACGCCGATGACGTGGCCGCCGCGCTCGCCGTCTGCCGCGAGCACGGCGTGCCCGTCGTCCCGCGCGGCGGCGGCACCTCCATCGCCGGACAGGCCACCGGGGTGGGCGTCGTCCTCGACTTCACCCGCCACATGAACCGGATCCTCTCCCTGGACGCCGGGGCCCGTACCGCCGTCGTCCAGCCCGGCGTCATCTGTGACACGCTGCGCGACGCCGCCACGCCGCACGGGCTGACCTTCGGGCCCGACCCCTCCACCCACTCCCGCTGCACCATCGGCGGCATGATCGGCAACAACTCCTGCGGCTCGCACTCCGTCGCCTGGGGCACCACCGCCGACAATGTGCACGCCCTGGACGCCCTCACCTACCGCGGCGAACGGCTGCCGCTCACCCGGGGCGGACGCGACCTGCCGCACCACCTGCGGACGGCCGCCGAGGACCTCGTCAACCGCGAACTGGCGCTGCTGCGCACCGGCTTCCCCGAACTGCCGCGCCGCATCTCCGGGTACGCCCTGGACGAGCTGCTGCCCGAGCGCGGCCGGGACTGGGCACGCGCCTTCACCGGCAGCGAGGGGACCCTGGGCGTGCTCACCGAGGCCACCGTACGGCTGGTGGAGACCCCGGCCGCCCGGGTGCTCGCGGTGCTCGGCTACCCCGACGAGTCGGGTGCGGCGGAGGCGGCGGCCGGTCTGCTCCCGCACGGTCCGCTCACCGTCGAGGGCATGGCCAAGGACCTGGTCACCAGCCCGGCCGCCCGGGACGCCCTGCCGCGCGGCGGCGCCTGGCTGTTCGTCGAGATGGGCGGCGCCGACCCGGCCGAGGCGGGGGCCGCCGCCCGCCGGCTGATCGACGCCGCCGTGGCCGACGGCGCCACCGGCCACACCCTGATCACCGACCCGGCCGGGCAGCGCGCCCTGTGGCGGATCCGCGAGGACGCCTCCGGCACCGCCACCCGGCTCTCCGACGGCGGCGAGGCGTGGCCGGGCTGGGAGGACTGCGCGGTGCCGCCCGCCCGGCTGGCCGGCTATCTGCGCGAGTTCCGCTCCCTGCTGCGTGACTACGGTCTGCGCGGGCTGCCGTACGGGCACTTCGGTGACGGCTGTATCCATGTGCGGATCGACTTCGATCTGCTGACCGCGCCGGGTATCGCCAGGTTCCGGGAGTTCAGCACGGAGTTGGCGCGGCTGGTGGCCGCGCACGGTGGTTCGCTGTCCGGGGAGCACGGTGACGGGCTGGCTCGCGCCGAACTGCTGCCCGTCATGTACGGGACCGAACTCGTGGACGCCTTCCACGCGTTCAAGGATCTGTGCGATCCGGACGGCGGCCTGAACCCCGGTGTGCTGGCCCGCCCGGACCGGCTGGACGATCAGCTGCGGTTCACGGGGCTGCCCAAGGAGCCGGTGCCGGTGGCGTTCGGATACCCGCACGACGGCGGGGACTTCTCGGCCGCCGTACGGCGCTGCGTCGGCGTCGCCAAGTGCCGCGAATCCACCGCGAGTCCGGGTCAGGTGATGTGCCCCTCCTACCGGGCCACGGGGGAGGAGCGGCACTCGACCCGTGGCCGGGCCCGGCTGCTGCACGAGATGCTGGTGGGCGAGGTGATCACGGACGGCTGGCAGTCCTCCGAGGTCGCCGACGCGCTCGACCTGTGCCTGTCGTGCAAGGGCTGCCGGGGCGATTGCCCGGTGGAGGTGGACATGGCCACCTACAAGGCGGAGTTCCTGCACCAGCGCTACCGGGGGCGGCGGCGGCCCGCCGCGCACTACGCCATGGGCCGGCTGCCGCAGTGGCTGCGGCTGACGGCGGCGCTGCGCGCGGCACCGCTGGCCAACGCGGGCGCCAAGGTGCCGCCGCTGGCCGCACTCGCCAAGCGGCTGGGCGGCATCGCCCCCGAACGTCCCATTCCGGCGATCGCCACCGAGCCGTTCACCCGCTGGTGGCGCGCGCAGGGCCGGCGGCTGCCCGCCGCCGCCCGGGGAGCCGACGGGAACCGCGACCGCGAGCGGATCGTGCTGTTCCCCGACAGCTTCACCAACTACCTGGCCCCGGAGGCGGGCCGGGCGGCGGTCCGGGTGTTCGACGCGGCCGGTGTGGAGGTGACGGTCCCGCCGCGCCCGGTGTGCTGCGGGCTGACGTACGTGACCACCGGCCAGCTCGACACCGCCCGCACGGTGATGCGCCGCACCCTGGACCACCTCGCCCCCGCGCTGGACGCCGGGCTGCCGGTGACCGTCCTGGAGCCGCCGTGCGCCGCCGCCATGCGCACCGACATCCCCGAGCTGCTGCCCGATGACCCGCGCGCCCGGCAACTGGCCGACGCCGTCCGTACGTTCGCCGAGACCCTGGAGCAGTGTGCGCCGGGGTGGGAGCCGCCGCGCCTGGACCGGCCGGTGGCCGGGCAGACCCACTGCCATCAGAGCGCGATCCTGGGCGACGCCGCCGACCGGCGGCTGCGCGAACGCGCCGGTCTCAGCGGCGAGCTGTCGGCGGGCTGCTGCGGGCTGGCCGGAAACTTCGGGTTCGAGAAGGGCCATTACGACGTGTCGGTGGCCTGTGCCGAGGACCAGCTGTTGCCCGCCGTACGCCGCGCCCCCGAGGACGCCGAGCTGGTCGCGGACGGCTACTCCTGCCGTACCCAGCTGGATCAGCTGGCCGGCCGCAAGGCCCGCCATCTCGCCGAACTCCTGGCGGACGGCCTGTGACCGGGGCGCTCGCCGGTCCCGGCGGGTGACGCCCGCCGGGTCACGGCCGCCGGGTCACGGCCGCACGGGGCGGCGCCGGGGCGGCTGTTCGGAGGGGGCGAAGGTGGACAGCCGGCCGGTGGTGAGCCGGGTGAGGGCCTCCACCAGGCCGGTCCGCAACTCCGGTGACAGGGAGTCGAGTACGTCGCGGTGCGTCCGGTCCACGATCTCCTGGGAGCGGCGCACCAGCCGGCGCCCCTTGTCGGTGAGGACCAGGATCTTGACGCGCCGGTCGCTGGGGGAGGGGGTGCGCTCGGCCAGTCCCTCCCGCTCCAGGTGATCGGTGAGCACCACCATCGTGGTCTTGTCGAGGCCGGTGGCCTCGGCGATTTGCGACTGCGTCAGTTCGCCCGGGCGTGCCTTGGCGAGTACGCGGTGGGCCCGGGGGGTGATGCCGAGGTCGGCCAGGTTCGCGGCCAGCTCCGCCGACAGCGCGCGATCGCTCCAGGACAGCAGGGACATCAGGTCGGCGCCGGATGAGGTGGTGTCCGGTGCGGTGTCGCTCACGCCGCCCATCGTAGGCAGATGCCACCGGCCGGGAAAGCCTCGGCGCGGAACGATTGCCTTTGCGATCAACTCCCCTCATTGGCAGGGGAGTTGTTCCGCATGCGAATAGTTCCGAAATAGATGATGCCGAACGGGACGGCATGGTACGGTCCCACCCGGCCGCGGAGACCCCCAGGAGGCGTTCGCATGTCCGAGCCCGTCCGTGCGATCGCTCGCCCGCGCGGGAGCGCGACCGTGCCGCCGAGCCCTTAGGTGACAGACGATCGCGGTGGCCCCCGCCGCGCCGATGCCCCGGGCCCCGCCCGCCCCGGCCGCGCGCCCGCCGCCCCTCCGTGCCCCGGCTCCCGGCCCCGCCCCCGCCGCACCCCCGGTCCCGGCGCGCCCGCCCGGCCGGCGGCCGGCCCGCGGTCCACTCCACCCATCGAGGAAGAGGACACATGACGACCGACGCCCATCCGACCCCCGCGTCCGCCCCCGCCCCCGCCGCCGCACGCACCGGCCCCTGGAAGCCCCGAGCGCTTGCGGTGGCGGCGGCCGG
It contains:
- a CDS encoding FAD-binding and (Fe-S)-binding domain-containing protein, which translates into the protein MAHQHSTGTTELAAGLRAVMRGEVEFDAAARALTTMDASNYRRVPVGVVAPYDADDVAAALAVCREHGVPVVPRGGGTSIAGQATGVGVVLDFTRHMNRILSLDAGARTAVVQPGVICDTLRDAATPHGLTFGPDPSTHSRCTIGGMIGNNSCGSHSVAWGTTADNVHALDALTYRGERLPLTRGGRDLPHHLRTAAEDLVNRELALLRTGFPELPRRISGYALDELLPERGRDWARAFTGSEGTLGVLTEATVRLVETPAARVLAVLGYPDESGAAEAAAGLLPHGPLTVEGMAKDLVTSPAARDALPRGGAWLFVEMGGADPAEAGAAARRLIDAAVADGATGHTLITDPAGQRALWRIREDASGTATRLSDGGEAWPGWEDCAVPPARLAGYLREFRSLLRDYGLRGLPYGHFGDGCIHVRIDFDLLTAPGIARFREFSTELARLVAAHGGSLSGEHGDGLARAELLPVMYGTELVDAFHAFKDLCDPDGGLNPGVLARPDRLDDQLRFTGLPKEPVPVAFGYPHDGGDFSAAVRRCVGVAKCRESTASPGQVMCPSYRATGEERHSTRGRARLLHEMLVGEVITDGWQSSEVADALDLCLSCKGCRGDCPVEVDMATYKAEFLHQRYRGRRRPAAHYAMGRLPQWLRLTAALRAAPLANAGAKVPPLAALAKRLGGIAPERPIPAIATEPFTRWWRAQGRRLPAAARGADGNRDRERIVLFPDSFTNYLAPEAGRAAVRVFDAAGVEVTVPPRPVCCGLTYVTTGQLDTARTVMRRTLDHLAPALDAGLPVTVLEPPCAAAMRTDIPELLPDDPRARQLADAVRTFAETLEQCAPGWEPPRLDRPVAGQTHCHQSAILGDAADRRLRERAGLSGELSAGCCGLAGNFGFEKGHYDVSVACAEDQLLPAVRRAPEDAELVADGYSCRTQLDQLAGRKARHLAELLADGL
- a CDS encoding MarR family winged helix-turn-helix transcriptional regulator, encoding MSDTAPDTTSSGADLMSLLSWSDRALSAELAANLADLGITPRAHRVLAKARPGELTQSQIAEATGLDKTTMVVLTDHLEREGLAERTPSPSDRRVKILVLTDKGRRLVRRSQEIVDRTHRDVLDSLSPELRTGLVEALTRLTTGRLSTFAPSEQPPRRRPVRP
- a CDS encoding zinc-binding dehydrogenase, which gives rise to MRVVRVVRFGGPEVLVTGEAPDPVAGQGQVVVDAAVAGMTFVETRIRQGTDPWHATPRLPYIPGGLVAGRVGAVGAGVDPRWRGRRVLAGTGETGGFAERAAVAERDLFRVPDGLGLPEATALYSDGATAQGLAERAGLHRGEWVLVEAAAGGVGSLLVQLARAAGARVIAAARGGRKLALARELGAEVAVDYTAPDWTARVREATGGTGADLVFDGVGGRIGREAFTVTARGGRFSVHGAAGGEATVIGPDEARRRGVEVIGIEQLYGFGPHTGRWARRMMTRAAAGEIRPVIGQTFPLHRAAAAHAAMEDRTALGKTLLLL